A single genomic interval of Oncorhynchus gorbuscha isolate QuinsamMale2020 ecotype Even-year linkage group LG25, OgorEven_v1.0, whole genome shotgun sequence harbors:
- the LOC124014509 gene encoding protein bicaudal D homolog 1-like isoform X2 codes for MAAGRGCGETVEHCRAEVERLTRELAEANREKIRAAECGLVVLEENQTLKQQYSDLEAEQEALRQELEQLQEAFGQTFSTQRKVAADGETNEETLLQESATKEAYYTSRLLVIQSELKQSRAVTVNTQADNEHLSTLLQELRESNEMLELQRSRMREEIREYKFREARLLQDYTELEEENITLQKLVSTLKQNQVEYEGLKHEIKVLEEETELLNSQLEDALRLKDISEAQLEEALDSLKSEREQKKHLRKELVHHLSLCDVQYTGSAHLTFTSAPPSGTATPVSALSPSSEEPGRCNGHLHGGSGTGTGTGSLPRANGECRGAGRKGEGMVSDLFSEMNLTEIQKLKQQLLQAEREKTGLLISLQECQTQLQHTQGALHEQHERALRLSERVTALRHLHREAHLAQEAQHDQEAHLNREALMEQGEEEEEEKEKGLIHSRGQAFCHQTPGLEILQCKYRVAVTEVVELKAELKSLRERYNQCVEGGVEERTRGEAQHRSLEQQVGRLERSCREGREKVGGLETELRTAKNMASESQGALNAAQDELVTFSEELAQLYHHVCLCNNETPNRVMLDYYRHGRGLRGISASLKGDDTRVLLTPRLARRLAAVAAATSSSTAESRSPSESPSKERLSGEGGRDGGRDRDSPVPRTPPTGSPSISASSSSSSSSSSPAVEPAGDLRKEPMNIYNLNAIIREQVRHLQRAVDRSLQLSRQRAAARELAPLFDKDKEACMEEILKLKSLLSTKREQIATLRLVLKANKQTAENALANLKSKYENEKHMVTDTMMKLRNELKALKEDAATFSSLRAMFATRCDEYVTQLDEMQRQLAAAEDEKKTLNSLLRMAIQQKLALTQRLEDLAFDQEQSHRTRGSKVARMKSSTPKSLIDRQKSAATVPPVSSQLRWEKASQVSRRSIVSAIREYRAHCPLSSYSSSPPRVPLLWLAQPPCSPGPL; via the exons GCGTTTGGCCAGACCTTCTCCACCCAGCGCAAGGTGGCTGCGGACGGGGAGACCAACGAGGAGACCCTCTTGCAGGAGTCAGCCACGAAGGAGGCGTACTACACGAGTCGCCTGCTAGTCATCCAGTCAGAGCTCAAACAGAGCCGGGCCGTCACAGTCAACACACAGGCCGATAACGAACACCTCAGTACCCTGCTGCAGGAGCTCAGAGAG AGTAATGAGATGTTGGAGCTGCAGCGGAGCCGGATGAGAGAGGAGATCAGGGAGTATAAGTTCAGAGAGGCTCGACTCCTACAGGACTACACTgagctggaggaggagaacaTCACCCTGCAGAAACTAGTGTCCACTCTCAAACAGAATCAG gTGGAGTACGAGGGGTTAAAGCATGAGATCaaggttctggaggaggagaccGAGCTGCTGAACAGTCAGTTAGAAGACGCCTTACGTCTCAAAGACATCTCCGAGGCCCAGCTGGAGGAGGCCCTGGACTCTCTGAAGAGCGAGCGGGAGCAGAAGAAGCACCTCCGCAAGGAGCTGGTCCACCACCTCAGCCTGTGTGACGTCCAATACACGGGCAGCGCCCACCTCACTTTCACCTCAGCGCCACCTAGTGGCACGGCTACACCTGTCTCCGCCCTGTCGCCCAGCTCAGAGGAGCCGGGCAGGTGTAACGGGCATCTACATGGAGGGTCAGGAACTGGGACGGGGACAGGGTCACTGCCCAGGGCCAATGGAGAGTGTCGGGGAgcggggaggaaaggagaggggatggTGTCGGATCTGTTCAGTGAGATGAACCTAACAGAGATACAGAAGCTCAAGCAGCAGCTGCTACAG gcAGAGCGGGAGAAAACAGGGCTGTTGATCAGCCTGCAAGAGTGTCAGACGCAGCTGCAGCATACACAGGGTGCCCTGCACGAGCAGCACGAGAGGGCCCTCCGCCTCAGCGAGAGAGTCACCGCCCTCAGGCACCTGCACCGGGAGGCCCATCTCGCCCAGGAGGCCCAGCACGACCAGGAGGCCCACCTCAACCGAGAGGCCCTGATGGagcagggagaagaggaagaggaggagaaagagaagggattaATACACAGCAGGGGCCAGGCATTCTGCCACCAGACCCCGGGTCTGGAAATCCTCCAGTGTAAATACAGGGTGGCTGTAACCGAGGTGGTTGAGCTAAAGGCTGAGCTGAAGTCGCTGAGAGAGAGGTACAACCAGTGTGTGGAGGgcggggtggaggagaggacgcGCGGAGAGGCCCAGCACAGATCTCTGGAGCAGCAGGTGGGGAGGCTGGAGAGGAGCTGCCGGGAAGGTAGGGAGAAGGTGGGGGGCCTGGAGACGGAGCTGAGAACAGCCAAGAACATGGCCAGCGAGAGCCAGGGGGCGCTCAACGCAGCACAGGACGAACTGGTCACCTTCAGCGAGGAGCTGGCTCAACTTTACCACCACGTCTGCCTCTGTAACAATGAGACGCCCAACCGGGTGATGCTGGACTACTACAGACACGGCAGAGGACTAAGGGGTATCAGTGCCTCGCTCAAGGGTGACGACACCCGCGTTCTACTCACGCCCCGCCTCGCCCGGCGGCTCGCAGCCGTTGCCGCTGCAACCTCTTCGTCCACGGCGGAGTCTCGTAGCCCCTCGGAATCCCCATCCAAAGAGCGGTTGTCAGGAGAGGGAGGCCGGGAcggggggagggacagagacagtcctgTACCCCGCACCCCTCCTACGGGGTCCCCCAGCATCAGTGCCTCttcctcatcttcatcatcatcatcgtcgccTGCGGTAGAGCCCGCTGGAGACCTGCGTAAGGAACCCATGAACATCTATAACCTCAACGCCATCATCAGAGAGCAG GTGAGGCACCTCCAGAGGGCAGTGGACCGGTCACTCCAGCTGTCCAGACAGAGGGCTGCAGCCAGGGAACTGGCCCCACTGTTTGACAAGGACAAAGAGGCCTGTATGGAGGAGATACTGAAGCTCAAGTCCCTGCTCAGCACCAAGAGAGAACAGATAGCTACCCTCAGACTGGTGCTCAAAGCGAACAAACAG ACTGCAGAGAATGCCCTGGCCAACCTGAAGAGTAAGTATGAGAATGAGAAGCACATGGTGACAGACACCATGATGAAGCTGAGGAACGAACTGAAGGCCCTGAAGGAGGACGCTGCCACTTTCTCATCGCTCAGAGCCATGTTCGCTACCAG GTGTGACGAGTATGTGACTCAGCTGGATGAGATGCAGAGGCAGCTGGCTGCGGCGGAGGACGAGAAGAAGACGCTCAACTCCCTCCTGCGGATGGCCATCCAGCAGAAACTTGCCCTGACCCAGCGTCTGGAGGACCTAGCCTTCGACCAGGAGCAGTCGCACCGCACCCGCGGCAGCAAGGTGGCCCGCATGAAGAGCAGCACCCCCAAA TCTCTCATAGATCGTCAGAAGTCTGCTGCCACAGTGCCGCCAGTCTCCTCACAGCTAAGGTGGGAGAAGGCCTCCCAAGTCAGCAG ACGTAGCATTGTGTCGGCTATCCGGGAGTACCGAGCTCACTGCCCCCTGAGCAGCTACAGCAGCAGCCCCCCACGAGTGCCTCTCCTTTGGCTCGCCCAGCCGCCTTGTTCCCCAGGTCCTCTATAA
- the LOC124014509 gene encoding protein bicaudal D homolog 1-like isoform X3: MAAGRGCGETVEHCRAEVERLTRELAEANREKIRAAECGLVVLEENQTLKQQYSDLEAEQEALRQELEQLQEAFGQTFSTQRKVAADGETNEETLLQESATKEAYYTSRLLVIQSELKQSRAVTVNTQADNEHLSTLLQELRESNEMLELQRSRMREEIREYKFREARLLQDYTELEEENITLQKLVSTLKQNQVEYEGLKHEIKVLEEETELLNSQLEDALRLKDISEAQLEEALDSLKSEREQKKHLRKELVHHLSLCDVQYTGSAHLTFTSAPPSGTATPVSALSPSSEEPGRCNGHLHGGSGTGTGTGSLPRANGECRGAGRKGEGMVSDLFSEMNLTEIQKLKQQLLQAEREKTGLLISLQECQTQLQHTQGALHEQHERALRLSERVTALRHLHREAHLAQEAQHDQEAHLNREALMEQGEEEEEEKEKGLIHSRGQAFCHQTPGLEILQCKYRVAVTEVVELKAELKSLRERYNQCVEGGVEERTRGEAQHRSLEQQVGRLERSCREGREKVGGLETELRTAKNMASESQGALNAAQDELVTFSEELAQLYHHVCLCNNETPNRVMLDYYRHGRGLRGISASLKGDDTRVLLTPRLARRLAAVAAATSSSTAESRSPSESPSKERLSGEGGRDGGRDRDSPVPRTPPTGSPSISASSSSSSSSSSPAVEPAGDLRKEPMNIYNLNAIIREQVRHLQRAVDRSLQLSRQRAAARELAPLFDKDKEACMEEILKLKSLLSTKREQIATLRLVLKANKQTAENALANLKSKYENEKHMVTDTMMKLRNELKALKEDAATFSSLRAMFATRCDEYVTQLDEMQRQLAAAEDEKKTLNSLLRMAIQQKLALTQRLEDLAFDQEQSHRTRGSKVARMKSSTPKIVRSLLPQCRQSPHS, from the exons GCGTTTGGCCAGACCTTCTCCACCCAGCGCAAGGTGGCTGCGGACGGGGAGACCAACGAGGAGACCCTCTTGCAGGAGTCAGCCACGAAGGAGGCGTACTACACGAGTCGCCTGCTAGTCATCCAGTCAGAGCTCAAACAGAGCCGGGCCGTCACAGTCAACACACAGGCCGATAACGAACACCTCAGTACCCTGCTGCAGGAGCTCAGAGAG AGTAATGAGATGTTGGAGCTGCAGCGGAGCCGGATGAGAGAGGAGATCAGGGAGTATAAGTTCAGAGAGGCTCGACTCCTACAGGACTACACTgagctggaggaggagaacaTCACCCTGCAGAAACTAGTGTCCACTCTCAAACAGAATCAG gTGGAGTACGAGGGGTTAAAGCATGAGATCaaggttctggaggaggagaccGAGCTGCTGAACAGTCAGTTAGAAGACGCCTTACGTCTCAAAGACATCTCCGAGGCCCAGCTGGAGGAGGCCCTGGACTCTCTGAAGAGCGAGCGGGAGCAGAAGAAGCACCTCCGCAAGGAGCTGGTCCACCACCTCAGCCTGTGTGACGTCCAATACACGGGCAGCGCCCACCTCACTTTCACCTCAGCGCCACCTAGTGGCACGGCTACACCTGTCTCCGCCCTGTCGCCCAGCTCAGAGGAGCCGGGCAGGTGTAACGGGCATCTACATGGAGGGTCAGGAACTGGGACGGGGACAGGGTCACTGCCCAGGGCCAATGGAGAGTGTCGGGGAgcggggaggaaaggagaggggatggTGTCGGATCTGTTCAGTGAGATGAACCTAACAGAGATACAGAAGCTCAAGCAGCAGCTGCTACAG gcAGAGCGGGAGAAAACAGGGCTGTTGATCAGCCTGCAAGAGTGTCAGACGCAGCTGCAGCATACACAGGGTGCCCTGCACGAGCAGCACGAGAGGGCCCTCCGCCTCAGCGAGAGAGTCACCGCCCTCAGGCACCTGCACCGGGAGGCCCATCTCGCCCAGGAGGCCCAGCACGACCAGGAGGCCCACCTCAACCGAGAGGCCCTGATGGagcagggagaagaggaagaggaggagaaagagaagggattaATACACAGCAGGGGCCAGGCATTCTGCCACCAGACCCCGGGTCTGGAAATCCTCCAGTGTAAATACAGGGTGGCTGTAACCGAGGTGGTTGAGCTAAAGGCTGAGCTGAAGTCGCTGAGAGAGAGGTACAACCAGTGTGTGGAGGgcggggtggaggagaggacgcGCGGAGAGGCCCAGCACAGATCTCTGGAGCAGCAGGTGGGGAGGCTGGAGAGGAGCTGCCGGGAAGGTAGGGAGAAGGTGGGGGGCCTGGAGACGGAGCTGAGAACAGCCAAGAACATGGCCAGCGAGAGCCAGGGGGCGCTCAACGCAGCACAGGACGAACTGGTCACCTTCAGCGAGGAGCTGGCTCAACTTTACCACCACGTCTGCCTCTGTAACAATGAGACGCCCAACCGGGTGATGCTGGACTACTACAGACACGGCAGAGGACTAAGGGGTATCAGTGCCTCGCTCAAGGGTGACGACACCCGCGTTCTACTCACGCCCCGCCTCGCCCGGCGGCTCGCAGCCGTTGCCGCTGCAACCTCTTCGTCCACGGCGGAGTCTCGTAGCCCCTCGGAATCCCCATCCAAAGAGCGGTTGTCAGGAGAGGGAGGCCGGGAcggggggagggacagagacagtcctgTACCCCGCACCCCTCCTACGGGGTCCCCCAGCATCAGTGCCTCttcctcatcttcatcatcatcatcgtcgccTGCGGTAGAGCCCGCTGGAGACCTGCGTAAGGAACCCATGAACATCTATAACCTCAACGCCATCATCAGAGAGCAG GTGAGGCACCTCCAGAGGGCAGTGGACCGGTCACTCCAGCTGTCCAGACAGAGGGCTGCAGCCAGGGAACTGGCCCCACTGTTTGACAAGGACAAAGAGGCCTGTATGGAGGAGATACTGAAGCTCAAGTCCCTGCTCAGCACCAAGAGAGAACAGATAGCTACCCTCAGACTGGTGCTCAAAGCGAACAAACAG ACTGCAGAGAATGCCCTGGCCAACCTGAAGAGTAAGTATGAGAATGAGAAGCACATGGTGACAGACACCATGATGAAGCTGAGGAACGAACTGAAGGCCCTGAAGGAGGACGCTGCCACTTTCTCATCGCTCAGAGCCATGTTCGCTACCAG GTGTGACGAGTATGTGACTCAGCTGGATGAGATGCAGAGGCAGCTGGCTGCGGCGGAGGACGAGAAGAAGACGCTCAACTCCCTCCTGCGGATGGCCATCCAGCAGAAACTTGCCCTGACCCAGCGTCTGGAGGACCTAGCCTTCGACCAGGAGCAGTCGCACCGCACCCGCGGCAGCAAGGTGGCCCGCATGAAGAGCAGCACCCCCAAA ATCGTCAGAAGTCTGCTGCCACAGTGCCGCCAGTCTCCTCACAGCTAA
- the LOC124014509 gene encoding protein bicaudal D homolog 1-like isoform X1, with product MAAGRGCGETVEHCRAEVERLTRELAEANREKIRAAECGLVVLEENQTLKQQYSDLEAEQEALRQELEQLQEAFGQTFSTQRKVAADGETNEETLLQESATKEAYYTSRLLVIQSELKQSRAVTVNTQADNEHLSTLLQELRESNEMLELQRSRMREEIREYKFREARLLQDYTELEEENITLQKLVSTLKQNQVEYEGLKHEIKVLEEETELLNSQLEDALRLKDISEAQLEEALDSLKSEREQKKHLRKELVHHLSLCDVQYTGSAHLTFTSAPPSGTATPVSALSPSSEEPGRCNGHLHGGSGTGTGTGSLPRANGECRGAGRKGEGMVSDLFSEMNLTEIQKLKQQLLQAEREKTGLLISLQECQTQLQHTQGALHEQHERALRLSERVTALRHLHREAHLAQEAQHDQEAHLNREALMEQGEEEEEEKEKGLIHSRGQAFCHQTPGLEILQCKYRVAVTEVVELKAELKSLRERYNQCVEGGVEERTRGEAQHRSLEQQVGRLERSCREGREKVGGLETELRTAKNMASESQGALNAAQDELVTFSEELAQLYHHVCLCNNETPNRVMLDYYRHGRGLRGISASLKGDDTRVLLTPRLARRLAAVAAATSSSTAESRSPSESPSKERLSGEGGRDGGRDRDSPVPRTPPTGSPSISASSSSSSSSSSPAVEPAGDLRKEPMNIYNLNAIIREQVRHLQRAVDRSLQLSRQRAAARELAPLFDKDKEACMEEILKLKSLLSTKREQIATLRLVLKANKQTAENALANLKSKYENEKHMVTDTMMKLRNELKALKEDAATFSSLRAMFATRCDEYVTQLDEMQRQLAAAEDEKKTLNSLLRMAIQQKLALTQRLEDLAFDQEQSHRTRGSKVARMKSSTPKVSPGPPSSPTTGAGAPLNLTPATTDALALSSPTSHHRHSVSPSSTAPSGPKVPGSPPSLEALSSSWTPPSTPHMLDHSQWALGVRTLEVDSHSFSLDSHSFSLERSSTGLSRHYSSDSRPSPGRGAQPGSAPSSPYRSPILGSRRLTWSSPRTRPLSNLTRTSALFTPSSYTPPSSYIPSSSYTPSSLYTPSSSYTPSSAHYSPSSYTPPSSYTPHTSYSLTSSYSPLYPRYYGSHRPPH from the exons GCGTTTGGCCAGACCTTCTCCACCCAGCGCAAGGTGGCTGCGGACGGGGAGACCAACGAGGAGACCCTCTTGCAGGAGTCAGCCACGAAGGAGGCGTACTACACGAGTCGCCTGCTAGTCATCCAGTCAGAGCTCAAACAGAGCCGGGCCGTCACAGTCAACACACAGGCCGATAACGAACACCTCAGTACCCTGCTGCAGGAGCTCAGAGAG AGTAATGAGATGTTGGAGCTGCAGCGGAGCCGGATGAGAGAGGAGATCAGGGAGTATAAGTTCAGAGAGGCTCGACTCCTACAGGACTACACTgagctggaggaggagaacaTCACCCTGCAGAAACTAGTGTCCACTCTCAAACAGAATCAG gTGGAGTACGAGGGGTTAAAGCATGAGATCaaggttctggaggaggagaccGAGCTGCTGAACAGTCAGTTAGAAGACGCCTTACGTCTCAAAGACATCTCCGAGGCCCAGCTGGAGGAGGCCCTGGACTCTCTGAAGAGCGAGCGGGAGCAGAAGAAGCACCTCCGCAAGGAGCTGGTCCACCACCTCAGCCTGTGTGACGTCCAATACACGGGCAGCGCCCACCTCACTTTCACCTCAGCGCCACCTAGTGGCACGGCTACACCTGTCTCCGCCCTGTCGCCCAGCTCAGAGGAGCCGGGCAGGTGTAACGGGCATCTACATGGAGGGTCAGGAACTGGGACGGGGACAGGGTCACTGCCCAGGGCCAATGGAGAGTGTCGGGGAgcggggaggaaaggagaggggatggTGTCGGATCTGTTCAGTGAGATGAACCTAACAGAGATACAGAAGCTCAAGCAGCAGCTGCTACAG gcAGAGCGGGAGAAAACAGGGCTGTTGATCAGCCTGCAAGAGTGTCAGACGCAGCTGCAGCATACACAGGGTGCCCTGCACGAGCAGCACGAGAGGGCCCTCCGCCTCAGCGAGAGAGTCACCGCCCTCAGGCACCTGCACCGGGAGGCCCATCTCGCCCAGGAGGCCCAGCACGACCAGGAGGCCCACCTCAACCGAGAGGCCCTGATGGagcagggagaagaggaagaggaggagaaagagaagggattaATACACAGCAGGGGCCAGGCATTCTGCCACCAGACCCCGGGTCTGGAAATCCTCCAGTGTAAATACAGGGTGGCTGTAACCGAGGTGGTTGAGCTAAAGGCTGAGCTGAAGTCGCTGAGAGAGAGGTACAACCAGTGTGTGGAGGgcggggtggaggagaggacgcGCGGAGAGGCCCAGCACAGATCTCTGGAGCAGCAGGTGGGGAGGCTGGAGAGGAGCTGCCGGGAAGGTAGGGAGAAGGTGGGGGGCCTGGAGACGGAGCTGAGAACAGCCAAGAACATGGCCAGCGAGAGCCAGGGGGCGCTCAACGCAGCACAGGACGAACTGGTCACCTTCAGCGAGGAGCTGGCTCAACTTTACCACCACGTCTGCCTCTGTAACAATGAGACGCCCAACCGGGTGATGCTGGACTACTACAGACACGGCAGAGGACTAAGGGGTATCAGTGCCTCGCTCAAGGGTGACGACACCCGCGTTCTACTCACGCCCCGCCTCGCCCGGCGGCTCGCAGCCGTTGCCGCTGCAACCTCTTCGTCCACGGCGGAGTCTCGTAGCCCCTCGGAATCCCCATCCAAAGAGCGGTTGTCAGGAGAGGGAGGCCGGGAcggggggagggacagagacagtcctgTACCCCGCACCCCTCCTACGGGGTCCCCCAGCATCAGTGCCTCttcctcatcttcatcatcatcatcgtcgccTGCGGTAGAGCCCGCTGGAGACCTGCGTAAGGAACCCATGAACATCTATAACCTCAACGCCATCATCAGAGAGCAG GTGAGGCACCTCCAGAGGGCAGTGGACCGGTCACTCCAGCTGTCCAGACAGAGGGCTGCAGCCAGGGAACTGGCCCCACTGTTTGACAAGGACAAAGAGGCCTGTATGGAGGAGATACTGAAGCTCAAGTCCCTGCTCAGCACCAAGAGAGAACAGATAGCTACCCTCAGACTGGTGCTCAAAGCGAACAAACAG ACTGCAGAGAATGCCCTGGCCAACCTGAAGAGTAAGTATGAGAATGAGAAGCACATGGTGACAGACACCATGATGAAGCTGAGGAACGAACTGAAGGCCCTGAAGGAGGACGCTGCCACTTTCTCATCGCTCAGAGCCATGTTCGCTACCAG GTGTGACGAGTATGTGACTCAGCTGGATGAGATGCAGAGGCAGCTGGCTGCGGCGGAGGACGAGAAGAAGACGCTCAACTCCCTCCTGCGGATGGCCATCCAGCAGAAACTTGCCCTGACCCAGCGTCTGGAGGACCTAGCCTTCGACCAGGAGCAGTCGCACCGCACCCGCGGCAGCAAGGTGGCCCGCATGAAGAGCAGCACCCCCAAAGTAAGTCCTGGTCCTCCCTCCAGCCCCACCACCGGCGCTGGCGCCCCCTTAAACTTGACCCCTGCTACTACAGACGCCCTAGCTCTGAGCTCCCCTACGTCACATCATAGACACTCCGTCAGCCCCTCCTCCACGGCCCCCTCAGGCCCCAAAGTACCAGGCAGCCCCCCCTCCCTGGAAGCGCTCTCCTCCTCCTGGACCCCCCCATCCACTCCCCACATGCTGGATCACTCCCAGTGGGCACTGGGTGTCCGGACGTTAGAGGTCGACTCCCACAGTTTCAGTCTCGACTCCCACAGTTTTAGTTTAGAACGTAGCAGTACTGGGCTCTCCAGGCATTACTCCTCAGACTCACGGCCATCTCCTGGCAGGGGTGCTCAGCCTGGCTcggccccctcctccccctaccgtTCTCCCATACTGGGGTCTCGCCGGTTGACATGGAGCTCCCCTCGAACTCGCCCCCTTAGCAACCTGACGCGTACCTCAGCCCTTTTTACCCCCTCTTCTTACACCCCTCCTAGTTCCTATATCCCTTCTAGTTCTTACACCCCTTCCTCCCTTTATACCCCCTCCAGTTCCTATACCCCTTCATCTGCTCATTACTCTCCTTCATCATATACCCCACCCTCGTCGTACACCCCCCACACTTCATATAGTCTCACCAGCAGCTACAGTCCACTCTACCCTAGGTACTACGGTTCCCATCGGCCCCCACACTGA